AACAGGAATGACTAAAGTAATCGATCCATGGGGCGGCTCGTACTATGTTGAAAAGCTGACAGAAGAGCTGACAGAAAAAGCATGGGCATTAATCGAAGAAATCGAAGCTCTTGGCGGAATGGCGAAAGCGATTGAGACAGGACTTCCAAAAATGAAAGTTGAGGAAGCAGCGGCTAAACGTCAGGCGAAAATCGATTCAAAAACAGAGACGATTGTCGGCGTAAACAAATACCGCCTTGCAGAAGAAGATCCAATCGACATTTTGGATATCGACAATGCGATCGTACGCGAATCACAAATTGCTCGTCTTGAAAAAATGAAGGCTACACGTGATGAAGTGGAAGTACAAAAACATTTAGCACGTTTAACAAAAGCGGCTGAAGACGGCTCTGAAAACTTATTAGTTGTTGCAGTGGATGCAGCAAGAGCACGTGCATCATTAGGTGAAATTTCGGATGCGATTGAAGCAGTATCTGGCCGTCATAAAGCGGTTATCCGTTCAATTTCTGGTGTCTACTCTGCAAACTTCTCGGATGATGAAATGATTTCTGAAGTGAAGCAAATGACAGAAGACTTCCTGGAAGCAGAAGGTCGCCGTCCACGTATTTTAGTGGCGAAGATGGGACAAGACGGACATGACCGTGGTGCGAAGGTTGTTGCAACTGGTTATGCGGACTTAGGTTTCGATGTCGATATTTCTCCGTTGTTCATGACACCGGAAGAAACTGCACAAATGGCAAATGAAAACGATGTACACTGTATCGGAGTATCTTCTTTAGCAGCAGGTCATAAAACATTAGTGCCTGAACTTGTAGCTGAATTGAAGAAATTAGGTCGCGAGGACATTATCGTCATTTGCGGCGGGGTAATCCCGGCTCAAGACTATGAGTTCCTGTATGAAGCAGGTGCTGCGGCGATCTTCGGGCCAGGTACTGTGATTCCAGTATCGGCGATCCGCATTATAGAAGAAATTTATAAAAAGTTAGGTTATGAGGAAGTGGCAGAGTAGTGATGCCACAAGACGAGAAAAGCGCTTTATTTGTCATGGATGGTGTGAAGGGTGGTCATGATGGTATGAGCTATTCAAACCCGAAAAGGTTCCGGAAAAAAAAGCAGGAAGCACTTGATCTACAGACGCTGGCTGGCGAAGTACGTGCGGGTAACCGTACTTCGCTCGCAAAAGCGATTACGCTCATTGAAAGCTCGAACAATGCCCATAAGGAAGAAGCACAGAAGCTGCTGCAGGAGCTGTTGCCTTATACGGGCAATTCAATCCGTATTGGCATCACCGGTGTACCGGGTGCGGGGAAAAGTTCGTTTATCGAAGCATTCGGTACGATGCTGTGCAAAATGGGCAAGCGCGTTGCGGTTCTTGCAATCGACCCGAGCTCTTCGCTTTCAGGCGGCAGTATTTTAGGGGACAAAACACGAATGGAAGAACTGGTACGCCAGGAAAATGCCTTTGTCCGTCCATCACCGAGTGCCGGTACATTAGGCGGTGTCCATAAAAAGTCCCGCGAAACGATGCTGTTATGTGAAGCGGCAGGCTATGACGTCATTTTGATTGAAACAGTCGGTGTCGGTCAGAGTGAAACGTATGTGCGCGGCATGGTCGACTTCTTCCTGCTGCTAGTCTTAACAGGTGCGGGAGATGAGCTTCAAG
This window of the Solibacillus isronensis genome carries:
- the meaB gene encoding methylmalonyl Co-A mutase-associated GTPase MeaB, whose amino-acid sequence is MPQDEKSALFVMDGVKGGHDGMSYSNPKRFRKKKQEALDLQTLAGEVRAGNRTSLAKAITLIESSNNAHKEEAQKLLQELLPYTGNSIRIGITGVPGAGKSSFIEAFGTMLCKMGKRVAVLAIDPSSSLSGGSILGDKTRMEELVRQENAFVRPSPSAGTLGGVHKKSRETMLLCEAAGYDVILIETVGVGQSETYVRGMVDFFLLLVLTGAGDELQGMKKGIMELADGIIVHKADGDNMRPARRTMQEYKQILHFLQPSTPGWLSTSLTVSSLEKTGLDKVWDMLMEFEQTIKQSNYWTTRRHEQTRDWFHTMITDHLIDSFYKNPERKKQVRTLEEEILHGQLTVTQGVNALFGEKDENK